In Aedes albopictus strain Foshan chromosome 3, AalbF5, whole genome shotgun sequence, the genomic window tgttcaactaGTTATATTTCTTGGGGTATACACTAGATACGACAATTGTATACATGACATGACATAAGCTTTAAACACATCTACATTGTTTTTATAAGATTTTAGATACATAGACTGTCCAATGATTTCCCTAGCAATACAAAAATATGAGACAAGATTTCCAAATATTAACTCGAAATATAGGCATTGACTGCTAACTTTTGTCAATAACTGTATCATCCAGTAAATACATATAGAGATATAGAGATGAGCCGAATCATCAAACGCATCTGCGTTGAATTTGAAAGAAATTTATTTGTTCTTTTGTCTTGCATCGCTCACGGTTATTTAACATCGAAGCTGATAGCAATATAAGAATAGTGTTCCAGTACCTATCAGCAGTCAGTTTGTGTGCGGTTTGGCATCCATAAAGATGGCTTTCTTGGTGGAGAAATTTTGTGCCGTTATCATCTTGCTGGTGTTGCTTTCCATTCGTCCTGCTAGGCCGCTGGAACTATTTCCGAAAAATGTACTGGACAAGGCCAAGGACATCACTAAAGCGAATGTGCGAATCGGCGAGCGAATGGTTTCCAATGTTCCGATGCTTTTGCCCAGCGTGAAGGAAATTCGTGAATTTGGAAAGCAATCACTTCTGGGATATCCCTTCGAAGCCGTAGCTTTCGGAATACATAGCTTTTGTTCGGCCGCCGTGGCATCCAACGGGACGGAACCTTTCTTCGAACCAGATCTAAGCCTAATGAACTACGTTCTGATGACGGAAGCCGGTAATTTTTCGTACCCGTTGGACAAAGCTCAAGACTTGTGGGAAAGTTCGGAGTTCTCAAAGGATCTGGACACAGTGATTGTAGTCACGGGCTGGTTGACCTCCATCAATGAAACAAACGATGCGGTTACTGAATTGTACAAAGCGTATAACGCGAGAGGAGCCCACAATTTTATCGTACTTGACACGGCTGCTCAGCTAACAACGTTGTACACTTGGTCATCGTTCAGCACCAACGCTCTTGGGACCGCACTGGGTGACGGTTTGGCTAAGCTGATAAACTATGTTCCGGTGAAGTCTATTCACGTGATCGGACACAGTTTGGGCGCACATATTAGTGGTGCGGCTGGACGGCGGTTCCAGGTGCTTACCGGAAACGACTTGCCTCGAATCACAGGTCTGGATCCCGCGAACCCATGCTTCAACGAAGGTGAATCCTTGTCAGGTCTGAGCCGTGGAGACGCAAGCTGGGTGGATGTCATACATAGCAACGTGAGAGTGCTGGGTAAACGTGACCCGATCGGCGATATAGATTTCTATCCTAACGGGTATGTCTGCATAACACCTTATCTTCTTTAAATGTTAGCCTTTCAAAAATGCACATGTTCCGTTACAGACTGAATTCCGTCCAACCAGGATGCCTCACCGTGGTCTGTTCGCACAGCCGTGCATGGGAATACTACGCAGAAAGTGTCTATCCGGAAAATGAGAACAACTTTGTCGGCGTCAAATGTAACAGTTTGTCGGCCGTCATCGATGGATTATGCAACTCGATGACCGCAACCATGGGCTACAATGTAAGCCACAAACGGAAGGGTAGCTTTTTCCTAAGGGTTCACTCAAAATCGCCTTATGGCAGAAAGCAGGACTATTGAGAGTGGCGCTATGGAATGGCAAGAGGTGATCCATTggatttcattcattttttttaaagataaatgaccAACAGATTTAAGTATGtattaatattttatttttgtatgattaATGTTTTCCAAATAAAGACTGTTTCGAAGAAATTGATTCAATCGAGCACAAACTGTACCAGTagagcagtggtcaccaaactgcggcccgcgggccgcatgcggccctcgaccagattttatgcggcccgcgaactgattttcaaATGTATAAGAAAGCGGCCCACTCAAAGATTCCAtatgaaaatcataaatttcatcattttttaaaacttttttgagGATGAATTTTGTCAAGGAGGTGAACCAGCCTATGGCTGAAAGCCTCACTAATAAagaaatgataataataataattttgtcAATATCACGGAGAACTTTTTAAAATAAGTAAGATATTTGGAAGTTTTCCAAACTGTAAAAGGCaactttttcgaattttgtttCGAAAATATTCGAATGTTGTTAAGAACGATGAAAATCTGCCGTAAATTTTGGTCTCGTTATTAGTAATCTGTTTAATTTCACGAAAATTAACTTAACATAATTTCCATAATGTTTCTACTTTATATTCACCACTTCTGCCAGGAAACTATTCCAAAAAATTTACAGACTTTTTGCctataatttctttgggaaacaCTTCCTGCCCAAACTtttggaatttcgctaaaaaaaatcagggattGGGCAAGATACTCTTTATTCTCCTAGTAATACTTTtgttgggaattcctcttaaaatatctattctaAATCAGCTACAAATACTTGTTTacattgctcagaaaatcatgtctgcaagtttttcttcattggcttcttaatttctcaaaatccacgagaagtcccaaaaaaactcACAGTTCCAAGGAAATCCTTAAGCTGCAGTAAGAAACTCAATTCGAAAATTAGTCATAACTGGATCCAGAGGTTTTACAAGAAATAAGTCCGTGATCGTGTCTAGGACTTTCATAATTCTGCACTTATAATCTGCGCTATAAGTACGCTGTAAGTTTATCCACAATATTCTTAAAAAGGTCCATATTATTCTACCCAGCGTCGCTACTGCTTATTTTTTGTGACTTTAAGTAGCTTGTCTGAAATAATTTGCTCAACATTATTAATACCAAAATCTGCAAAACCATAATGTTACGGTCTTGAAAACTCTGTTTTAAATACCCtacgattttcaggatttttcaaagtaaaataaaatttcctgataattccaggttgtCCAGTTCTTTGCTCTTGTTCAATGTTAAAAAAAACGTTTTTAATTGtaaattttaactaaagctaattctttacacTCTCAAAAAAATCAAACCAATGTATTTTTTgttgaatcttgaaaattgttgaaaataaagtcttgaatgacttgcggcccgcagtctcttttcaaaattcaattttggcccgcaaaaacagttaggctgaggatcactgcagTAGAGGTACTTGGGTAGTATACATTAAACCGATATTAAAGTTAGTAGACAGATTCGATTCCATAGTCGTTTTCTGTAACTATATAATATCGACAAGTGATGGTAATCAGCAGTACCTCCTCCGCACATAAGAATAGCCGAAAGCaaacctggcgacacccgagtagTGACACTTGATCCCAGATACGCATCACGTCCTGGTCGATGGGCGACTTTTTTCGGACATCTTGGATGTG contains:
- the LOC109622074 gene encoding vitellogenin-1, whose protein sequence is MAFLVEKFCAVIILLVLLSIRPARPLELFPKNVLDKAKDITKANVRIGERMVSNVPMLLPSVKEIREFGKQSLLGYPFEAVAFGIHSFCSAAVASNGTEPFFEPDLSLMNYVLMTEAGNFSYPLDKAQDLWESSEFSKDLDTVIVVTGWLTSINETNDAVTELYKAYNARGAHNFIVLDTAAQLTTLYTWSSFSTNALGTALGDGLAKLINYVPVKSIHVIGHSLGAHISGAAGRRFQVLTGNDLPRITGLDPANPCFNEGESLSGLSRGDASWVDVIHSNVRVLGKRDPIGDIDFYPNGLNSVQPGCLTVVCSHSRAWEYYAESVYPENENNFVGVKCNSLSAVIDGLCNSMTATMGYNVSHKRKGSFFLRVHSKSPYGRKQDY